A genomic window from Luteolibacter flavescens includes:
- a CDS encoding fibronectin type III domain-containing protein — protein MRSLRLLASLLLSLSGTAAQAVTTPGLDTPVPIASYVGGVFPSTAPGDPSGWAVVNAFPSLTFTDPMMLTEIPGQNQFLVTGKTGLAWRIPKNPAATMAQRVQVMDMTAVTQVSEDQGFYSLVFHPKFGQAGQPGEHSVFACYNRKANAGVSDPDRSYWVLSRLEWNPATGTIVPGSEQILISQYDPHRYHNGGALFFDTAGYLYVTLGDGGSSADTLKNAQRINMGFFSGVLRIDVDYYPGKPGSHAIVRQPKDDPNWAIYGTPVPRPSGWPASYSQGYGIPNDNPWIDAGGSVLEEYYAVGLRSPHSAHYDPPTGDIWVGDVGQTSWEELSRVVKGSNCQWAYKEGPEQSDSRTDPNILVDVETTPTHTYDHSVGNSIIGGMRYRGARWASFLGGKVIFGDHGRGRIWSIELPTGGGSPVVTEMFSSFRTGTKKGLANFSTDAEGEIYMMDLGGVSSTDGRIMKLAEPAVSAEPPHLLSQTGVFTDLATLTPAPGVIPYDVPNPLWSDGSHKRRWMIVPNDGSFNTPAEDVIFSAKGNWVFPAGTVFVKHFEAPIDANNPSAVKRLETRFLICTTGGQKYGVTYKWNAAGTDAELMEGGLNETYDYNTGSGTEHKTWSYPSRGDCMVCHNDVAGQALGVRTAHLNTLSFYPATGRTANQLSTLNDLGMFDVTLTATQIEDFIEARALDDETAPLEHRIRSYLDTNCSHCHQPGASGEGFDARLATSLVEQNLIDAVPTRYEELGPDGRYIKPGNTSLSAVYVRAAAVGDGNAMPPLAKNMAHAQGVADLQGYIGGLTAQEFQPTLGHGPQARYVRLKSITGRRRYAAVAEFAILDYKGERIPANQVGVSYLRENGSGGFDPGISADGALPGEASDGNDGASTNFWQSTNPGGNTAPNHPHYLVFDLGETREIGGFKYFPRLNSEDGRIYQYVVDYSANGTTWTTLNSGTWPNTPDPQEYNPGYNKRPARVHVTGPVAPVMGPFDVTIAFDMDVENFAASDLQVTGGTVQKFRGSGYYYVARISPSAASTSVQVSIAGNAADPVFKIGKGRLGKGSRASTPLAVVVVPDTIAPEEPGSLAADPDLQSVSLTWNAAGDNVGVVGYRIYRGEDTLPIATVTGTSYVVTGLDPATSYDFRVAAVDGAGNLSSKAHVAIITDADLLPPSVPESLAATATVTTVGLSWSASTDNVAVDGYRIERGDVILGTVEGLTFLDEGLHDGTAYSYKVIAIDTSGRESGAASIPVTTLFDTTPPDAPENLAATAHVTSIDLTWTVPFDFIGVTGYRIYRDSVTDPIATVTGTSYADVGLDPGIPYSYVVRAVDARGNISPDATIVATTLPDSAAPTTPGNLAGVPTMNSVLLSWSASFDEGGTGVDRYRISRNGDVVGSVNGLAFEDTGLESGIAYHYQVVAIDEEENISDPALLTVTTLSDEENPSPPGDLAAEPEYHAVHLSWTAATDNVGVTGYQITRVGESLPIATVTTLGHTIGGLATGASYTFEVRAKDAANRLSEPATVTIETLGFEDWLEEHELTGESEPDADGGGLDNFAEYRLGMDPKDPNDDLTFRLECAVTATGIQIVCPELKPVGHYHLHASSDLADITNSGNRIASLTPQDITALTQEQREHYVVEVPATGERKFVILIFEPLPE, from the coding sequence ATGCGGAGCCTGCGTCTGCTCGCGTCCCTCCTCCTCTCCCTGAGTGGAACCGCCGCGCAAGCTGTAACCACCCCCGGCCTGGACACCCCCGTGCCCATCGCGTCCTATGTCGGCGGCGTATTCCCGTCCACTGCTCCCGGCGATCCGTCCGGTTGGGCCGTGGTGAATGCGTTCCCCAGCCTGACCTTCACCGACCCGATGATGCTCACGGAGATCCCGGGGCAGAATCAATTTCTGGTGACAGGCAAGACCGGCCTTGCCTGGCGAATCCCGAAGAATCCGGCCGCGACGATGGCGCAGCGTGTCCAGGTGATGGACATGACGGCGGTCACGCAAGTATCGGAGGACCAGGGATTCTACAGCTTGGTCTTCCACCCGAAATTCGGCCAGGCCGGTCAACCGGGAGAGCACTCGGTCTTCGCCTGCTACAACCGCAAGGCGAATGCTGGCGTCAGTGATCCGGACCGCAGCTACTGGGTGCTGTCGCGCCTCGAGTGGAATCCCGCGACCGGCACCATCGTCCCGGGCAGCGAGCAGATCCTCATTTCGCAATACGACCCGCATCGCTATCATAATGGCGGAGCCTTGTTCTTCGATACCGCCGGCTACTTGTATGTGACGCTCGGCGACGGTGGTAGCAGTGCCGATACGCTCAAGAATGCCCAGCGCATCAACATGGGCTTCTTTTCCGGTGTCCTGCGCATCGATGTGGACTATTATCCCGGCAAGCCCGGATCGCATGCCATCGTGCGGCAGCCGAAGGATGATCCGAATTGGGCGATCTATGGCACGCCGGTGCCGCGGCCCTCCGGATGGCCCGCAAGTTATTCGCAAGGCTATGGCATTCCGAATGACAATCCGTGGATCGATGCCGGCGGTAGTGTCCTGGAGGAATATTATGCTGTCGGTTTGCGCAGCCCTCACTCCGCCCACTACGATCCGCCGACCGGGGATATCTGGGTAGGCGATGTGGGGCAGACGAGCTGGGAAGAACTCAGCCGCGTGGTGAAGGGCAGCAATTGCCAATGGGCCTACAAGGAAGGTCCCGAGCAGAGCGACTCGCGCACCGATCCGAATATCCTCGTCGATGTCGAGACCACACCGACCCACACCTATGATCACTCGGTGGGAAACAGCATCATCGGCGGCATGCGCTATCGCGGCGCGCGCTGGGCTTCCTTCCTCGGTGGCAAGGTGATCTTCGGCGACCACGGTCGCGGCCGCATCTGGAGTATCGAGCTGCCCACGGGTGGCGGATCGCCGGTCGTCACCGAAATGTTTTCGTCTTTCCGCACGGGGACGAAGAAGGGTCTCGCGAACTTCTCCACGGATGCCGAGGGCGAGATCTATATGATGGATCTCGGTGGAGTAAGCAGCACCGATGGGCGCATCATGAAGCTGGCCGAGCCTGCTGTCTCAGCGGAGCCGCCTCACCTGCTTTCGCAGACGGGTGTCTTCACGGATCTGGCCACGCTCACGCCCGCGCCGGGCGTCATTCCGTATGACGTGCCGAATCCCCTGTGGTCGGACGGTTCGCACAAGCGCCGCTGGATGATCGTGCCGAATGACGGCTCTTTCAACACTCCCGCGGAGGACGTGATTTTCAGCGCGAAGGGCAACTGGGTGTTCCCCGCGGGCACCGTTTTCGTGAAGCACTTCGAGGCACCGATCGATGCAAACAATCCATCCGCGGTGAAGCGGCTGGAAACGCGCTTCCTCATCTGCACCACCGGCGGACAGAAATACGGCGTCACCTACAAGTGGAACGCCGCCGGCACCGACGCCGAGCTGATGGAAGGCGGCCTCAACGAGACCTACGACTACAACACCGGCAGCGGCACGGAGCACAAGACGTGGAGCTACCCCTCGCGCGGCGATTGCATGGTATGCCACAATGACGTGGCGGGGCAGGCGCTCGGCGTGCGCACGGCTCATCTCAATACGCTCTCCTTCTACCCGGCGACCGGTCGAACGGCCAACCAACTCTCGACGCTCAATGATCTGGGTATGTTCGACGTGACACTCACGGCGACGCAGATCGAGGACTTCATCGAGGCCCGCGCTCTCGACGACGAGACCGCTCCGCTGGAGCATCGCATCCGGTCGTATCTTGATACGAATTGCTCGCACTGCCACCAGCCGGGTGCCTCGGGTGAAGGCTTCGATGCGAGATTGGCCACGTCGCTTGTGGAGCAGAATCTGATCGATGCGGTCCCGACGCGTTACGAGGAGCTTGGTCCGGACGGCCGCTATATCAAACCGGGCAATACTTCTCTCTCCGCCGTCTACGTCCGTGCCGCAGCGGTGGGCGATGGCAATGCGATGCCGCCGCTGGCAAAGAACATGGCACATGCCCAGGGCGTAGCGGACCTGCAGGGCTACATCGGCGGGCTGACCGCCCAGGAATTCCAGCCGACGCTGGGTCATGGTCCGCAGGCGCGTTACGTGCGCTTGAAGTCCATCACCGGTCGCCGTCGCTACGCTGCCGTGGCCGAGTTCGCCATCCTCGACTACAAGGGCGAGCGCATCCCGGCGAATCAGGTCGGCGTGAGCTATTTGCGCGAGAATGGGAGCGGTGGGTTTGATCCGGGTATCTCCGCCGATGGGGCCCTTCCCGGCGAGGCGAGTGATGGCAATGACGGGGCGTCCACGAACTTCTGGCAGTCCACGAATCCGGGAGGGAACACCGCCCCGAATCATCCGCACTACCTCGTCTTCGACCTTGGGGAGACGCGGGAGATTGGTGGCTTCAAATACTTCCCTCGGCTCAATTCCGAAGACGGCCGGATTTATCAGTATGTCGTGGACTACAGCGCGAACGGCACCACGTGGACGACGCTGAACTCGGGCACCTGGCCGAATACGCCTGACCCTCAGGAATACAATCCCGGCTACAACAAACGGCCCGCCCGCGTGCACGTCACCGGCCCCGTCGCACCGGTCATGGGGCCATTCGACGTGACGATCGCCTTCGACATGGATGTCGAGAATTTCGCTGCATCCGATCTCCAGGTGACTGGCGGCACGGTCCAGAAGTTCCGTGGCTCCGGCTACTACTATGTGGCCCGTATTTCCCCGTCGGCGGCATCGACCTCGGTGCAAGTTTCTATCGCGGGTAATGCCGCCGATCCGGTCTTCAAGATCGGGAAGGGGCGTCTGGGCAAGGGTAGCCGGGCGAGTACGCCGCTCGCGGTGGTCGTCGTGCCCGACACCATCGCCCCGGAGGAGCCTGGCAGTCTTGCGGCAGATCCCGATTTGCAGTCGGTGTCCCTCACTTGGAATGCTGCCGGGGACAATGTCGGAGTCGTTGGCTACCGCATCTATCGCGGGGAAGACACGCTGCCCATCGCCACGGTGACGGGCACGAGCTACGTGGTCACCGGTCTGGATCCTGCCACCTCGTATGACTTCCGGGTAGCCGCGGTGGATGGTGCGGGGAATCTTTCCTCAAAGGCCCATGTCGCGATCATCACCGATGCGGATCTCCTTCCGCCGTCGGTTCCTGAATCGTTGGCTGCCACTGCCACTGTGACCACGGTGGGGCTTTCCTGGTCCGCCTCGACCGACAATGTGGCGGTCGATGGCTACCGCATCGAACGCGGCGATGTCATCCTCGGCACGGTGGAGGGTCTCACCTTCCTTGATGAAGGTCTCCATGACGGGACCGCTTATTCTTACAAGGTGATCGCGATCGACACCTCGGGCCGCGAGTCCGGGGCGGCGAGCATTCCGGTGACGACGCTGTTCGACACTACTCCTCCCGATGCTCCGGAGAATCTGGCGGCGACCGCGCATGTCACGTCCATCGACCTGACATGGACGGTGCCTTTCGATTTCATCGGCGTCACTGGCTACCGGATCTACCGCGATAGCGTTACGGACCCCATCGCAACGGTGACCGGCACGAGCTATGCCGATGTCGGTCTCGATCCCGGAATCCCATACTCCTATGTGGTCCGGGCCGTGGATGCCCGGGGGAACATCTCGCCGGATGCAACGATCGTGGCGACCACCCTGCCGGACAGTGCAGCGCCGACGACGCCGGGAAATCTGGCAGGCGTCCCGACGATGAATTCCGTCCTGCTTTCGTGGTCAGCCTCGTTCGATGAGGGCGGCACTGGAGTCGATCGCTACCGCATCAGCCGGAATGGCGACGTCGTCGGCTCGGTCAACGGCCTCGCCTTCGAGGACACAGGATTGGAGAGCGGCATCGCATACCATTACCAGGTCGTGGCAATCGACGAGGAAGAGAATATCTCCGATCCCGCGCTGCTCACCGTGACGACGCTTTCGGATGAGGAGAATCCCTCGCCGCCGGGTGATCTCGCCGCTGAGCCGGAGTATCATGCGGTGCATCTCTCGTGGACCGCAGCCACTGACAATGTCGGCGTGACCGGATACCAGATCACCCGGGTCGGCGAGTCCCTGCCCATCGCCACGGTGACCACCCTCGGTCACACGATCGGAGGCCTGGCCACAGGCGCGTCCTACACCTTTGAGGTGCGGGCGAAGGACGCGGCGAACCGGCTTTCCGAGCCCGCAACGGTCACTATCGAGACCCTGGGCTTTGAGGACTGGCTGGAGGAACACGAGCTAACCGGCGAATCGGAACCCGATGCGGACGGCGGGGGCTTGGACAACTTCGCCGAGTATCGTCTCGGAATGGATCCCAAGGACCCGAATGACGACCTGACCTTCCGCCTGGAATGCGCGGTAACCGCCACCGGCATCCAGATCGTCTGTCCCGAGTTGAAGCCGGTGGGCCACTACCATCTGCACGCGAGCAGCGATCTCGCGGATATCACGAACTCGGGAAACCGCATCGCCTCGCTGACGCCGCAGGACATCACGGCTCTCACGCAGGAGCAGCGGGAGCACTATGTGGTCGAAGTTCCGGCGACCGGGGAGAGGAAGTTCGTCATCCTGATCTTCGAGCCGCTTCCGGAGTAA
- a CDS encoding choice-of-anchor D domain-containing protein, giving the protein MISAQVPNTLRHSLYAPRTAPQKFCKQGACVALDGGLAVVGAPMYDQHEITSPDIGAVRVHDVATGLLRHEFKSPERTPFGYFGQAVAISGNRVVVGSDLPVGDSQRAGKVHVFDLSAATPSTPVVTLTHPDPTADDLFGHSVAIHGNIVVVGVWLDDEGAENSGSAFVYDLGSATPDVPVHHLENPTPAENDSFGVAVGVSGTRVVVGSHGDDTLASNAGAAYVFDLLSGTPGVPVATLTLPSGAQNDGFGHSLSMSGNKVAIGAEGANAGATNAGKVAVFDLASPSAPPIVLSSPAPQEHGYFGTSVSLHGTRLVVGEYRKDLTVEDAGVCHVYDLAGSTPGTPTHTLKKVTPEAADYFGNAVAVSGNTVLAGAFHDDTGDSESGSSYLFDLGSGTPLVPTMALSSPLASSADRFGAAVAIAGDLVVVGAPDSESGASKAGRIRLFDLGSSDPKTPLATIENPSPAADDAFGSAVAVSGTLFAVGTPGDDTGAINAGCVHVFNAAAIDLTEPSLFIPNPQPGAGDEFGKAVAMSGNLLVVGVAADDGDGTDSGRAYVFDLAGSNPATPTRILNNPNPANGDRFGESVSISGTRIAVGAPGDDATGTDSGKAYVFDLSSPTPTSPWLTFDNPTPSADDKFGSSVAISEDRVAISSPDDDAGAANAGIVHVYLLATPTAPEISLQVPTPAANDRFGNSVSISGPRVVVGAALRDSPTDSGRVYSYNLTNPTPGTPSAINSKGSPSSGDLFGSCVAVDGTIMVIGTPSDNRTATDKGAAYIFGPAAPEIAVTHESVEITTGDAADFGAVAMGIGGGGSTVFTILNTGITGLSISGITMHGGNADDFTVVTTGMTPNIPAEDDTTFTVILTPSQPGLRTTTLRIANSDANENPFEIHLSGHGLSADNDSDGDGLNDVAELRMAALGFRWQHADPELVAIFQSSMYAAGFHDPDDIGSIRVVQPRIAPSGSGLRVSFSIEKAGTSGIYQPFPFTPQGISVNPAGEVRFEFIDPGGPPFYKLEP; this is encoded by the coding sequence ATGATATCGGCGCAAGTGCCGAATACCCTGCGCCACTCGCTCTATGCACCGCGCACCGCTCCACAGAAATTTTGCAAGCAGGGCGCGTGCGTGGCTCTGGATGGCGGCCTCGCGGTGGTCGGTGCGCCGATGTATGACCAGCATGAAATCACCAGCCCGGACATCGGCGCGGTGCGCGTGCATGACGTGGCGACCGGCCTGCTGCGCCATGAATTCAAGAGCCCGGAGCGCACGCCCTTCGGCTACTTCGGACAAGCCGTCGCCATCTCCGGCAATCGCGTGGTGGTCGGCTCGGACTTGCCGGTCGGCGATTCGCAGCGCGCGGGAAAGGTGCATGTCTTCGACCTGAGTGCGGCCACGCCATCGACTCCTGTAGTGACGCTGACCCACCCCGATCCCACGGCGGATGATTTGTTCGGTCACTCCGTCGCGATCCATGGAAACATCGTTGTCGTGGGTGTGTGGCTCGATGATGAGGGAGCGGAGAATTCCGGCAGCGCCTTCGTTTACGACCTCGGCTCGGCGACGCCGGATGTCCCCGTTCATCACCTCGAGAATCCGACACCAGCGGAGAATGACAGCTTCGGCGTGGCCGTCGGCGTCTCGGGAACGCGGGTGGTGGTCGGCAGCCATGGCGACGACACGCTCGCGAGCAATGCAGGAGCAGCCTATGTTTTCGATCTCCTGTCCGGCACTCCCGGTGTGCCGGTGGCGACGCTGACGCTCCCAAGCGGCGCGCAGAATGATGGCTTCGGACACTCGCTCTCGATGTCCGGAAACAAGGTGGCAATCGGCGCAGAGGGTGCGAATGCAGGAGCGACGAACGCGGGCAAGGTGGCCGTCTTCGACCTCGCATCACCCTCGGCTCCCCCAATCGTGCTATCCAGCCCGGCACCACAGGAGCATGGCTACTTTGGTACCTCGGTCTCGCTTCACGGGACGCGACTCGTCGTGGGCGAGTATCGCAAGGATCTCACGGTGGAGGATGCGGGCGTCTGCCATGTGTATGATCTCGCGGGAAGCACGCCTGGCACGCCGACCCATACCTTGAAGAAGGTCACCCCCGAAGCCGCAGACTACTTCGGCAATGCCGTGGCGGTCTCCGGCAATACCGTGCTGGCAGGTGCCTTCCATGACGACACCGGGGACAGCGAGTCAGGCAGCAGCTATCTCTTCGATCTGGGATCAGGCACTCCGCTCGTGCCCACCATGGCGCTTAGCAGCCCGTTGGCGAGTTCGGCGGATCGCTTCGGAGCCGCGGTGGCCATCGCGGGAGATCTCGTAGTGGTCGGTGCGCCGGACAGCGAATCGGGAGCATCGAAAGCCGGGCGCATCCGCCTCTTCGACCTTGGATCGTCCGACCCAAAGACGCCGCTCGCGACCATCGAGAATCCATCGCCCGCTGCTGACGATGCCTTCGGGTCCGCAGTCGCCGTCTCTGGAACGCTCTTTGCCGTGGGGACACCAGGCGACGACACGGGAGCCATCAATGCGGGCTGCGTGCATGTCTTCAATGCTGCGGCCATTGATCTAACAGAGCCGTCGCTTTTCATCCCCAATCCCCAACCGGGTGCTGGCGATGAATTCGGGAAGGCCGTGGCAATGTCCGGAAACCTGCTGGTGGTCGGCGTGGCTGCGGACGATGGCGACGGCACCGACTCGGGCCGCGCGTATGTCTTCGATCTCGCAGGCAGCAACCCGGCAACGCCAACCAGAATCCTGAACAATCCCAATCCGGCGAACGGGGATCGCTTCGGCGAATCCGTGTCCATCTCCGGCACCCGCATCGCCGTGGGAGCGCCCGGTGATGACGCGACGGGAACCGACAGCGGAAAGGCCTACGTCTTCGACCTCTCCAGCCCGACGCCGACTTCGCCGTGGCTGACCTTTGACAACCCAACGCCATCCGCAGACGACAAATTCGGAAGCTCGGTGGCCATCTCGGAGGATCGCGTCGCGATCAGCTCGCCGGATGATGATGCGGGCGCTGCGAATGCGGGGATCGTCCACGTCTATCTGCTCGCCACACCGACAGCCCCGGAAATCTCGCTGCAGGTCCCGACGCCCGCGGCGAACGATCGCTTCGGCAACTCCGTCTCGATCTCCGGCCCGCGCGTGGTGGTGGGCGCTGCGCTACGTGACAGCCCCACGGATTCGGGCCGTGTTTATTCCTACAATCTAACAAATCCAACTCCGGGCACGCCCTCCGCGATCAACTCGAAGGGCAGCCCTTCATCCGGTGATCTCTTCGGCTCGTGCGTGGCAGTGGACGGCACCATCATGGTGATCGGCACGCCATCGGACAACCGCACCGCCACCGACAAGGGCGCGGCCTACATCTTCGGCCCGGCCGCGCCGGAGATCGCAGTCACTCATGAAAGCGTCGAGATCACTACCGGCGATGCCGCGGACTTCGGTGCCGTAGCGATGGGCATTGGCGGCGGAGGCAGCACGGTCTTCACGATTTTGAACACGGGTATCACCGGTCTCTCGATCTCCGGCATCACGATGCATGGCGGCAATGCAGACGACTTCACCGTGGTGACCACCGGCATGACGCCAAACATCCCCGCCGAGGACGACACGACCTTCACCGTGATCCTCACGCCATCGCAGCCCGGACTCCGCACCACCACGCTGCGGATCGCGAACAGCGACGCGAATGAGAACCCCTTCGAGATCCATCTCAGCGGCCACGGACTCTCCGCGGACAATGACAGTGACGGTGACGGGCTGAATGACGTGGCCGAGCTGCGGATGGCAGCACTGGGCTTCCGCTGGCAGCACGCCGACCCCGAGTTGGTGGCCATCTTCCAGTCGAGCATGTATGCCGCCGGATTCCATGATCCGGACGACATCGGCTCGATCCGCGTGGTGCAGCCCCGCATCGCCCCGTCAGGCAGTGGACTGCGCGTGTCGTTCTCCATCGAGAAGGCCGGGACATCCGGCATCTATCAGCCGTTCCCATTCACGCCGCAGGGGATCTCGGTGAATCCTGCGGGTGAAGTCCGGTTTGAGTTCATCGACCCCGGCGGTCCACCATTCTATAAACTGGAACCCTGA
- a CDS encoding choice-of-anchor D domain-containing protein, translated as MLPPPPSPLANASSRIFPWKRALLVAMLALATGTLPAGAAAIPYSKSKVFHSTSASRQNDTRMGISAAIGQSLVVLGAPYDNVGGEDSGVVWVHDAASGAMLHRLDNPIPAKASYFGWSVAVSGSLVVVGVPEDNSAAVDAGIAYVYNLASPTPAVPAFTLSNPSPARNDGFGWSVAISGSKVIIGAPKAGAPSSDAGRAYVYDLGSATPTSPVVQIDNPAATINFGSTVAIEGNTVAASAIQETGTGDTCRVHVYNLASPTPALPLLTLADSTPTTNDHFGHALAISGTRVVATAPLSDNGADNSGSAYIYDLNSSTPATPVHTLQNPTAFLNDNFGNSVAISGTRLVVGISLDDLGGTDAGVACVYDLGSGSPTTPVLTIQQPGAAAGDEFGQAVSLHGSRLLVTAPDDNSGISSDVGTAYVFDLASGTPSTALLTFNNSSPSAHEEFGYSVAIHGNLVAVGCQKDDKVASNAGSVSLFNLGSATPELPWLVIDNPAPTTNDYFGTAVAVSGTKVVVSAYQDDTAGNNTGTVYIYDTTGPTPGTPAHTLLNPFPHAQDQFGNAIAITGNIVVVGCAKNDAGAILDSGSVYIYDLASATPTVPVLTIDHPSPMAEDWFGHSVAISGSKVVVGANGRDAGALDAGTVYIYDIASTSPTVPIRTLNNPTPAAEDEFGFSVGISGNRILVGCPYKEGGATDAGAVYLYDLSSATPGSPVATLVNPDPENEDYFGMAVGISGTRLVVGVPESESMGTDSGCGYVYEIVSATFPIPADKLTASTQKEGEQLGFSVAIEGENILMGAPLHDANTSGRGAVYLFDPDPPAPQMQVEHPAGTSLVAGEASIQFGNVPVGSQGNNQVVTIRNVGTSQLDVTTISISGGNAGDFTLGQVSLPAFLPVDGVLQFNLSFTAPTTGTRLTTLTIGSNASVEQFDVALTGQALSPADDTDGDGINDVAELALAALGFDWQVNDEELVLILRAGANAVGLYGESQVEQMHPGTPVIAVHPGTGRHTLTLPLKRSVNLSNFELYPVTAPAVTIGNGGVLQLDLTPTGPKGFFRIEPR; from the coding sequence ATGCTCCCTCCCCCCCCGAGCCCATTGGCCAACGCCTCGTCCCGCATTTTTCCTTGGAAGCGAGCACTGCTGGTCGCAATGCTGGCACTCGCGACGGGCACACTCCCTGCCGGTGCAGCGGCGATTCCTTACTCCAAGTCGAAGGTCTTTCACTCAACCTCCGCCTCGCGGCAGAACGACACCCGGATGGGCATCAGCGCTGCCATCGGGCAATCACTCGTGGTGCTCGGCGCGCCCTACGACAATGTGGGCGGCGAAGACAGCGGCGTGGTCTGGGTCCACGACGCTGCCAGCGGGGCCATGCTCCACCGGCTCGACAATCCCATACCTGCAAAGGCCAGCTACTTCGGCTGGTCGGTGGCAGTGTCCGGATCGCTGGTGGTGGTCGGTGTGCCGGAGGACAACTCCGCGGCGGTCGATGCGGGCATCGCGTATGTCTACAATCTCGCTTCGCCGACTCCCGCGGTCCCCGCTTTCACCCTCTCCAATCCTTCGCCCGCGAGGAACGATGGCTTCGGTTGGTCCGTCGCGATCTCCGGGAGCAAGGTGATCATCGGCGCTCCAAAGGCCGGGGCACCGAGCAGCGATGCCGGTAGAGCCTACGTCTATGACCTCGGCTCGGCCACGCCGACGAGTCCCGTGGTCCAGATCGACAATCCCGCAGCGACGATCAATTTCGGCAGCACCGTTGCCATCGAGGGAAACACCGTGGCCGCCAGCGCCATTCAGGAGACCGGCACCGGCGACACCTGCCGCGTTCATGTTTACAATCTCGCATCGCCCACTCCCGCACTGCCGCTGCTGACGCTCGCTGACTCCACTCCGACGACGAACGATCACTTCGGCCACGCGCTGGCGATCAGCGGGACGCGGGTGGTGGCCACCGCTCCGCTTTCCGACAACGGCGCGGACAACTCCGGCTCGGCCTACATCTATGATCTGAATTCCAGCACGCCCGCCACACCGGTCCACACGCTGCAAAATCCCACCGCCTTCCTGAACGACAACTTCGGCAACTCCGTCGCGATCTCCGGAACGCGCCTGGTGGTGGGCATCTCGCTGGACGATCTGGGCGGCACCGATGCCGGGGTGGCCTGCGTTTACGATCTCGGCTCGGGCTCCCCCACTACTCCCGTGCTGACCATTCAGCAACCGGGAGCGGCCGCAGGTGATGAATTCGGCCAGGCGGTTTCGCTTCACGGCAGCCGCCTGCTGGTGACCGCGCCGGATGACAACAGCGGCATTTCCTCCGATGTGGGCACGGCCTATGTCTTCGACCTCGCAAGTGGCACGCCCTCCACGGCTCTGCTCACCTTCAATAACTCCAGCCCGTCGGCCCACGAGGAATTCGGCTATTCGGTCGCGATCCATGGGAACCTCGTCGCAGTGGGTTGCCAAAAGGACGACAAGGTCGCGAGCAACGCGGGCAGCGTGAGCCTCTTCAATCTCGGATCCGCGACTCCGGAGCTCCCGTGGCTGGTCATCGATAATCCTGCTCCTACGACCAACGACTACTTCGGCACCGCGGTCGCCGTGTCCGGGACGAAGGTCGTGGTATCGGCGTATCAGGACGACACCGCGGGAAACAACACCGGCACCGTTTACATCTACGACACCACCGGGCCGACTCCGGGAACACCGGCCCACACGCTGCTCAATCCCTTCCCCCACGCGCAGGACCAATTTGGCAATGCCATCGCGATCACCGGCAACATCGTGGTGGTGGGATGCGCGAAGAACGATGCGGGGGCCATCCTGGATAGCGGCAGCGTTTACATCTACGATCTGGCTTCCGCGACGCCGACCGTTCCAGTGCTGACGATCGATCATCCCTCTCCGATGGCGGAGGATTGGTTCGGCCATTCGGTGGCGATCTCCGGCAGCAAGGTAGTGGTCGGGGCGAATGGCCGGGATGCGGGAGCGCTCGATGCGGGCACGGTCTACATTTACGACATCGCGTCCACCTCGCCCACCGTGCCGATTCGCACGCTGAACAATCCGACCCCGGCAGCGGAAGATGAATTCGGATTCTCGGTCGGTATTTCCGGAAACAGGATTCTCGTCGGCTGCCCCTACAAGGAAGGCGGTGCCACGGATGCAGGCGCGGTGTATCTCTACGACCTGAGCTCGGCCACTCCGGGCTCACCCGTGGCGACGCTGGTCAATCCCGACCCGGAGAATGAAGACTACTTCGGCATGGCGGTGGGCATCTCCGGGACGCGACTGGTAGTGGGCGTGCCCGAGAGTGAAAGCATGGGTACGGACAGCGGCTGCGGCTATGTTTACGAGATCGTTTCGGCCACCTTCCCCATCCCGGCTGACAAGCTGACCGCGAGCACGCAGAAGGAAGGCGAGCAGCTCGGATTCTCCGTGGCGATCGAAGGCGAGAATATCCTGATGGGAGCGCCGCTTCACGATGCGAATACCTCCGGGCGCGGTGCGGTGTATCTCTTCGACCCCGATCCGCCTGCGCCGCAGATGCAGGTGGAGCACCCGGCGGGCACCTCGCTGGTCGCGGGCGAAGCGAGCATCCAATTCGGCAACGTTCCCGTGGGTAGCCAGGGCAACAACCAGGTGGTGACCATCCGCAACGTGGGCACGTCCCAGCTCGATGTGACTACCATCTCGATCTCCGGGGGAAACGCCGGGGACTTCACGCTCGGACAGGTTTCGCTCCCTGCCTTCCTGCCGGTGGACGGGGTGCTCCAGTTCAACCTTTCCTTCACCGCGCCAACCACCGGCACCCGACTCACCACCCTGACCATCGGGAGCAATGCGAGCGTCGAGCAATTCGATGTCGCACTCACCGGACAGGCGCTCTCGCCAGCGGACGACACGGACGGTGACGGCATCAATGACGTGGCCGAGCTTGCCCTGGCAGCGCTGGGCTTCGACTGGCAGGTGAATGACGAGGAGCTGGTGCTGATCCTGCGTGCCGGAGCAAATGCCGTGGGACTGTATGGTGAAAGCCAGGTCGAGCAAATGCATCCGGGCACGCCAGTGATTGCGGTTCATCCAGGCACAGGCCGCCACACCCTCACCCTGCCTTTGAAGAGGTCGGTGAACCTCTCGAATTTCGAGCTCTATCCCGTGACAGCTCCCGCGGTCACCATTGGCAACGGTGGAGTTCTCCAGCTCGACCTCACGCCCACCGGACCGAAGGGATTCTTCCGTATCGAGCCTCGCTGA